CACGAACAGAAGGAAGGCTGCAATGAGACCGACTCAAAGTTGACGGATTAACCGGAAAGGCTCAGGATCACAGATAAATGCAAATTCAGAAGTTATCAATAACCGCATTTCGCCCAATCATCCTGGCTTGCTTTCTTGTTTGCATAAGCCTTCTCCACTATCTGACACCGCTTCATCTCCCTTATCTTCACGATATTTTCCAGCGTCTCTACTATCTGCCGATAATTCTCGCTGCCCTATGGTTTGGGTTGCGTGGTGGGTTAATCTGCTCAATCCTTGTCAGCATTGCTTATGCACCGCATCTTCTTTTCCAGTGGGGCGGCCACCTGACCCTGGAAATGGAGAAATATCTTGAAATTATGCTGTATAACATTGTAGGGGGTGTGACTGGCCTGCTGTCCCAGCGGGAGCGGGAGCGCACAGTGGAGCTCCAGAAAACTGCCCGTGGGCTGGAGGAGTCATACCAGAAGCTGCAAAACCAATCTGAGCGTATCATTATCATCGAGGAACAGTTGCGACGGGCTGAGAAGCTGTCTACCTTGGGAGAAATGGCCGCGGTACTGGCCCACGAGATCCGAAATCCACTCGGTTCAATTCGTGGAACAGCCGAGATATTGAAGGACGACTACAAGCCCGGTGACCCGAAACAGGAATTCATCGACATACAGATCAAGGAGACCGAGCGTCTGAACCGGGTGGTGGAGGATTTTCTCCATATGGCACGACCACAGCCAGCTGACATGCAGCTCTGTCCGATTCAGGAAGAATTGGAAACAATAGTGGCTCTGCTTTCCAATGACGCCAGGGGACGACAAATTTCACTTGTGCTGAAACCGGCATCCGCCCCTGTAATAATCAGTGCCGACGGTGAAAAGCTCCGACAGGCTTTTCTGAACATTATCATCAACTCCTTGCAGGCAACACCGCCGGGGGGCAGCGTAACCATAACGACAACCCCCTATGAGGCAGGCTCATGTGAAATCTGCTTCCGTGATAGTGGCCCAGGAATAGATGCAGAGACGATGGACCGCATTTTCGAGCCTTTTTTTACTACCAAACCGGATGGTACCGGTTTGGGCCTGGCTATTACCAAGAAGATCATTGAAAGTCATGGCGGAACAATGCAGGTGGAAAGTGAAGTTGGTCACGGAACTATAGTCAACGTCATCTTGCCGATGCAAAATGCTTCTGACGGAGGATTGCGGTGAAAGGAAAGATTCTTGTAATTGACGACGACAATTCGCTACGGCGGGTGCTGGAATACAACCTCAAAGAGGAGGGTTATGAAGTCCAGGCTGCCTCATCGGGTGAGGAAGGCTTGTTTTTATTCGGACAATCTCAGCCTGACCTGGTTATTACCGATATGAAAATGTCGGGTATGGATGGACTGATGGTGCTCAAGTCAATCAAAGAGCGTTCACCGGAGACTTTGGTGATAATCATAACCGCATTCGGAACGGTGAACATAGCAGTGGAGGCCATGAAAGCGGGGGCTTACGACTATATCACCAAACCCTTCAACAGGGATGAACTCAAACTGATTGTCCTGAAAGCGCTTCAGTTCAATGGGCTGGCTGAGGAGAACAAGCGGCTGAAGAGCCAGTTGTCGGATAAAACTGATTTTCGCACTATTATCGGCACTTCAAAAGAAATGGAGAAGGTTTTCGATGTGATTCGCAAGGTAGCCGACACTGAGGCTGCCATTTTGATTACAGGCGAATCCGGTACGGGAAAGGAGCTGGTCGCCCGCTCCATCCATGCTAACAGTTCAAGGAGAGAAGCTCCATTTATAGCCATCAACTGTGCCGCCATTCCCCGTGACTTGTTGGAGAGTGAACTTTTTGGCCACGTAAAAGGAGCATTTACCGGAGCACTGAGAGACAAAACCGGCAAATTTCAATTGGCGGATGGCGGAACACTTTTCCTTGATGAAGTCGGCGAACTTCCGCTGGAATTACAGCCAAAGTTGCTCAGGGCTCTACAGGAGAAGGAGGTTGAACCTGTGGGAGGCACTAAGGTTCAGAAAATAGATGTCAGAGTGGTTTCAGCTACTAACGTCAATATAGACAAGGCTATAGCTAACGGTTCATTCCGTGAAGACCTTTATTACCGCTTGGCAGTCATACCGGTACACCTCCCCTCCCTACGCGAACGACGCAAAGACATCCCATTACTGATCAAATACTTTTGTGGCAAGCATGGCAGCGAGAATGTCACCCTCGAAAATAGCGCCCTTGAGACTTTGGTGATGCATTCCTGGCCGGGAAACGTACGGGAGCTGGAAAATACCATCGAACGTCTGCTCATTATGCGAAACGGTGATATGATTTCTGTTGATGACCTGCCGGATAAACTTCGCGAGAAACGTGCTCAGGGGACAGCAGTAATAAAACTGCCCGATGAAGGGTATCCTCTTGAGCAATTGGAGAGGGAAGTGGTCGTTGCCGCCCTGGAACGCAGCTCATGGAATCAGACAGCGGCTGCCCGCTTCCTGAGAATTCCCCGACATACGCTTATCTACCGAATGGAGAAATATGGCATTACTCCGCCGGGTCAGAAATAGGCATATTCCAAAATTTTTTAAAAGCCTTAATCTTTGTGAATAAGAGCCGAAAGGTATCTATGGATGGGCTGCAGTGACGAATATTCCTACCTTGTGGGGAATATTCTCCACGCCTTGACATTCCGACCGCAATAATAAATCTGCAAAATCAGTAAGATATGAGTTGGCACAACCTGTGTAATTGTAACTGTATTGAATTTATGTTCATGTTTGGGAGCTTCCATGAAAACACTACACACGTTTGCTTTACTACTTCTATTGGCTGTTTCTCCATCCATGGTGTGGGCGGAAGAGGGTAAGCCGCCTGCCGAGGATCTCTCACGCCTCATCGCTACCGCGCTTGATAAAAATCCGGAACTCAAATCTTCCCAGGCCCGCTGGCAGATGTTTGCCAACCGGGTCAAACAGGCGTCGGCCCTTGAAGATCCCATGTTCATGTTCAAACTGCAGAACCTGATGGCAAAGGAACCTTTTGCCTTCGATAAAGACCCACAGACCTCCAAGGTAATCGGCATATCCCAACAACTTCCCTTTTGGGGCAAGCGCGCTATCAAACAGGAAGTGGCACAATATGAGGCGGAGTCCTATAAATGGGCCATCGAAGAACGGAAACTTGAACTGGCCCGCATGGTGAAGGAGACATACTACCAGATCTACGCTGTGGACAAGTTTCTACAGATCATCGACAAGAACCTGCAGATACTGACCGATTTCATCACCATTGCCGAGTCCAAGTATTCAGTCGGCCAGGGGGTGCAGCAGGATATTTACAAGGCGGGTTTGGAAAAATCCAAAATGCTCGACATGCAGATAACCCTGAAACAGCAACGACGGAGCCTGGAGGCGAATCTCAACTATCTGCTCTACCGGCCCGATACGACCCCCATTGGTAGAATCCCCGATTTCGATTTACCGAAACCGTCCCTGACAGCCGAACGACTGAAAGAAGCTGCTTTCGCCAAAAGGCCCCAGGTAAAAAGCCTGATCAGCCTGGCCAATAAGGGAGATGCCTCCCGCCGCCTGGCGCAAAAGGAGTACTACCCCGACTTCAATCTCTCCTTCGAATACATGTTCCGTGAGGCGGTAAATACTGAAATGATAAAAGATCCGGGCGACAACATGTTTACCGTCGGCGTCACGTTCAACCTGCCACTGCAGCGTGAGCGCCGACAGGCCATGGTTGCCGAAGCGACTTCCGAAACGAACATGTCTTTGGAGGAGCTCAACGGCCTGAAGAACAGCATCACCTATTCCATTCACGATATTCTGGCCCAACTGGAACGCCGGCAGAAACTGGTTGAACTGTACAAGGGGGGAATTATTCCCCAGGCTGAACAATCACTGGAATCGGCCATCATCAGCTACCGTGTGAACAAGGTGGACTTTCTCACCCTGCTCGACGGGCGGGTCAACCTGTTCAATTACGAGCGGGAACTGTACGACTCACAGGCTGAATACATGATGAAGCTGGCCCAGTTGGAAGCGCTTGTCGGTGGTGAATTGCCGGGGCCGGCTGGCCAGACTCCAGCTTTGACTGCGGTCAAGTAGCCACCGACTTCATCCGTTCAGAACAGAAACAATTATCCATATATCGAGGTACGACCATGAGTCTGAACAAGAAAATTGCAATTCCGTTGATATTTTTGCTGATTGCCGCGGCAGCTGGCGGGGGGTGGTACCTGTGGCAGCAGAAGAACGCTAAAACGTCGACTGGAAAGGATGCGAAGGTAGCTCAGGGCAAACAGCTCTATACGTGCTCCATGCACCCGTTCATCATCAAGGACAAACCGGGCACCTGCCCCATCTGCGGCATGGAACTGATCAAGAAGATCGATGGAGCGGCAGGCAGTGGGCCGATGACTGCGGAACAAAAGCAGCAGGCGGAGATGATCGGTCACGTCTCCCTTTCCCCGACCCAGAGGGTCATGGCCAATGTGGCTACCATAGAGGTCAGGCGGCAGGATTTGAACAAGGAAATAAATGCTGTCGGCATCGTCCAGTTCGATCAGTCTCGCCAGGCCAAGGTCACCGCCTGGATAGGAGGACGAATAGACAGGCTTTTTGTTGACACGGTCGGCTCTTGGGTAAGTAAGAGCAAGCCTGTTGCTGAAGTCTACTCCCCAGATTTGGTGGCGACTCAGCAGGAATATTTGCTGGCGGTCAAGAGTCGCGACCAGCTGAAGAATTCCCCCATTGCCTCCATCTCCCAGAATGGTGACGGACTGGT
This region of Geotalea daltonii FRC-32 genomic DNA includes:
- a CDS encoding two-component system sensor histidine kinase NtrB; amino-acid sequence: MQIQKLSITAFRPIILACFLVCISLLHYLTPLHLPYLHDIFQRLYYLPIILAALWFGLRGGLICSILVSIAYAPHLLFQWGGHLTLEMEKYLEIMLYNIVGGVTGLLSQRERERTVELQKTARGLEESYQKLQNQSERIIIIEEQLRRAEKLSTLGEMAAVLAHEIRNPLGSIRGTAEILKDDYKPGDPKQEFIDIQIKETERLNRVVEDFLHMARPQPADMQLCPIQEELETIVALLSNDARGRQISLVLKPASAPVIISADGEKLRQAFLNIIINSLQATPPGGSVTITTTPYEAGSCEICFRDSGPGIDAETMDRIFEPFFTTKPDGTGLGLAITKKIIESHGGTMQVESEVGHGTIVNVILPMQNASDGGLR
- a CDS encoding sigma-54-dependent transcriptional regulator codes for the protein MKGKILVIDDDNSLRRVLEYNLKEEGYEVQAASSGEEGLFLFGQSQPDLVITDMKMSGMDGLMVLKSIKERSPETLVIIITAFGTVNIAVEAMKAGAYDYITKPFNRDELKLIVLKALQFNGLAEENKRLKSQLSDKTDFRTIIGTSKEMEKVFDVIRKVADTEAAILITGESGTGKELVARSIHANSSRREAPFIAINCAAIPRDLLESELFGHVKGAFTGALRDKTGKFQLADGGTLFLDEVGELPLELQPKLLRALQEKEVEPVGGTKVQKIDVRVVSATNVNIDKAIANGSFREDLYYRLAVIPVHLPSLRERRKDIPLLIKYFCGKHGSENVTLENSALETLVMHSWPGNVRELENTIERLLIMRNGDMISVDDLPDKLREKRAQGTAVIKLPDEGYPLEQLEREVVVAALERSSWNQTAAARFLRIPRHTLIYRMEKYGITPPGQK
- a CDS encoding TolC family protein, which produces MKTLHTFALLLLLAVSPSMVWAEEGKPPAEDLSRLIATALDKNPELKSSQARWQMFANRVKQASALEDPMFMFKLQNLMAKEPFAFDKDPQTSKVIGISQQLPFWGKRAIKQEVAQYEAESYKWAIEERKLELARMVKETYYQIYAVDKFLQIIDKNLQILTDFITIAESKYSVGQGVQQDIYKAGLEKSKMLDMQITLKQQRRSLEANLNYLLYRPDTTPIGRIPDFDLPKPSLTAERLKEAAFAKRPQVKSLISLANKGDASRRLAQKEYYPDFNLSFEYMFREAVNTEMIKDPGDNMFTVGVTFNLPLQRERRQAMVAEATSETNMSLEELNGLKNSITYSIHDILAQLERRQKLVELYKGGIIPQAEQSLESAIISYRVNKVDFLTLLDGRVNLFNYERELYDSQAEYMMKLAQLEALVGGELPGPAGQTPALTAVK